The Candidatus Hydrogenedentota bacterium region ATGTCGCTCCTCATCGGCGCCGGCCTCAACCTGCGGGACTGCATTCAGCGCTCCGCCGCCCTCACGCTCAACCCCTACATGACCCGCGACCTGCTCAAGGCCATCCCGGTCGTCATGTCCGGCGGCACGCTGGTGGAGGCGTTTTCGCAGTGCACCACCCTCAGCACCGTGGCCCGGGAGATGATCGCCATCGGCGAGCATTCCGGCGACCTCGAGGGCAGCCTGCGAAAAGTGGCCGACTGGCACCTGGAGGAGGCCCGCGCCGCCGTGCGCGTCGGGATCACGGTCATGGGCATTCTCGTGCTCTTGTTTGTCGGGGGCGTGGTCGGGTATGTTGTCATCTCGTTCTATTCGGGTTATTTCAGCATGCTGGACTCGTTCTAGCGGCGGACGGAGGACGCCCCCATGGAAATCGGCGATCTCGAAAAACCGGTGGAGGACTGCAGGGACCGGACTAAGCTGGTCTGGGCCGGCGTGCTCGTTGTTCTCATCGTCATGATCGGCGCCATGTGGTTCATGCAAAAACCCCAAGCGCAGGTGTCCTCGGTGCGCGCCCGCCACATCCTCATCACCTACAGCAGCGCCGACGCCGCCGACCGGATGCGCGCACTGGAGCGCGTCACCGACATCCGGGAACGCCTTCTCAAGGGCGAGAGCTTCGACAAACTGGCCCGGGAGTATTCCGAAGACCCCGCCTCCTCCCGCAGGGGGGGCGATCTGGGCTGGGCGCCCAAGAACTCCTATGCCACGGCCTTTGAGGAGTACTGCTGGACCGCGCCGGTGGGCGAACTGAGCGACATCGTGCAGACGGAGTACGGATTTCACCTGATCAAGGTGGATGACCGCCGGCGCACCGCGGCAGAGGAGTACGAGGCGGAACTGGACCGCAAGGCCTGGGAACTGGAGAAGGAAAAGGAGGGGGGCGCGGCGCCGCCGCCCGCTGCGGGCGGGGCTCAGTAGGGCGGCGTGTCGAAGCGGAAGTCGAACTCCGCCAGCGCGCGGAACATCCACGCCGCGCCCCAGCGCGGGTAGACGATCTTTGAGCGGAACCCCGGATATTTCCGGTGCCACGGCCCGCCGTCCAGCGGATTCCTGAGATTTGCCCACGTCCACCGCATCGCCATCGCCGCGGGAAGCTGCGCGTCCGCATAGCGTTCGGACAGTACGGCCGGGCACAGCACCGCCTCGGCGCAGGCGTGGATGTCCACGGGATACCGGCCTGTGGCGCCCACCGGCATTCCCGTGGGAAGCAGCAGCCGGTCCCGGTAATAAACCCATCCCCGGTCCAGCGCGGAGCCCGTGTCCACACTGGGGCGCAGGGAGTTCAGCGCGTGCAGGGACCTCAGCACAAACCCCGTGTGGTGGTGGTCCACCATGGAGAGCAGTCCCGGCTCGTGCGGGTCGCCCTCCCGCCACGCCCCGTAGGGAAAGGCCCAGTCCTCCCGCTGGGCGGCCAGCGTGAAGGCCAGCGCGGGCCGCGCCTCCTCAAACCACGCCTCCGGCGCGCCCGCCGTGACCGCCCGTGCCAGATGCTCCACCGCCAGCAGGTTGGCGTTGTGGACCCGCCGCCGGTCCTGCGGCGTGTACCCGAAGCAAAACCGCCCGTCCGGATCCTCCATCCGCGGCAGGTCGTTCCGGACAAACTCGGCGATGGAGAGCACCGCGTCGCGGTGGGTTTGGCGGCCGGTGATTTCCCACGCCAGGTGGAAGGCCTGTCCCGCGAGGGCGGCCACCACCAGCACCGGCGTGCCCGCCGGGGTGTTCATGCCCGCCGCCGTCACATCAAAAGGATAGCCCCAGCACATCCCATGGAAGCCCGGTTCGGCGCGCTGCGTCAGCCATTCCAGATGCCGCTCCGCCTCCTCCAGCCATTCTTTCCTGATGTGGCGCTGGTAAATGCGCAGTTTCCCCAGGGCCAGCAGGGCGTGGGTCTTCGGGTTCTCTGTGGGGGGGATGCCCAGGCATTTCCGCAGGAAGAGCGGAAACATGTCCCCGAGGACCGTGGACGCCCTGCGCGGCCACTTCCGCGCCTGAAGACGGCGGAAGAGGGGGTGTGCCTTGAGGTCAAAGGGGTCGTAGCCTGCGGTGCCGTTCGCCTCAAACCACCGGTACAGCTCTTCCAGCCATTCCTGCGCGAGGCCCGCGGCCCAGGAGTTGGAGGGGGGAAGCAGTCTCATCGGCCCGTGTCCTCCGCCGCCGACCGGAGCACCTCCAGGAAACGCGGGTAGTGCGTCTCAAAGGAGTAGGCCTCCCGCACCCGCGCGCGCCCCGCGCGGCCCATGCGCTCCCGGAGCGCCGGGTCCGCCGCGAGCGCGCGAATGCGGTCCTTCCACTGTTCCGGCGTGTCCGCGAGGAACCCGGAGACCCCGTCCTCCACGACCTCCGTGTTCATGCCGACCGGCGACAGGATGACCGGGGTGCCCGCGCCCATGTACTGGAGGGCCTTGAAGGCGCACTTGCCCCGCGCGCGCGGCGTGTCCTCCAGCGGCATCAGGCCGATGTCCGGGTCCTGCAGCGCCGCCAGCTCCCCCGCCGCCGTCCAGGGGCGGTTGACCACCTTCACGCCCGGCAACTCCAGTTCTCCGTCGCTCACCACCAGCAACTCCAGCGGAAACTCCCTGGAAAGCTCCGCGAGCACCCCCCCCAGGGCCCGCAAATACCCCAGATTGTCCCGGATGCCGGTCCATCCCAGCACGACCGGATTGCCCGCGCCGCGCATCGGATAGGTCTTCTGCGTATAGCGCGCGGAGTCCACGCAGGTGGGGATCACCGTCACGGCGCGCGCGCCGTGGTCCCGGAGATGGGCTTCAATGACCCGGTTGCCCGCGACGGCATGGCGCGCAAGCCCCGCCATCTTGCGCGGCC contains the following coding sequences:
- a CDS encoding glycosyltransferase family 4 protein, with amino-acid sequence MRVVLFANETEQYAGVRHRALWYAERLAVDGHTVRFCPTAPVGWWRRLYRGKPRVSKLLYLLLVLLRRVAQLRHVPGADVVFLKGPLFLYGPPVLERIVRLLNPRVVFDMDDALWERPAYVHSPFVGLIDYAWPRKMAGLARHAVAGNRVIEAHLRDHGARAVTVIPTCVDSARYTQKTYPMRGAGNPVVLGWTGIRDNLGYLRALGGVLAELSREFPLELLVVSDGELELPGVKVVNRPWTAAGELAALQDPDIGLMPLEDTPRARGKCAFKALQYMGAGTPVILSPVGMNTEVVEDGVSGFLADTPEQWKDRIRALAADPALRERMGRAGRARVREAYSFETHYPRFLEVLRSAAEDTGR